Proteins found in one Hemibagrus wyckioides isolate EC202008001 linkage group LG23, SWU_Hwy_1.0, whole genome shotgun sequence genomic segment:
- the si:dkey-197c15.6 gene encoding putative nuclease HARBI1 — MSYPGAVWLAVQEDLYRGVCNDPTPKTLHSDSSGISTNPRGTGQLSNESVSRLDIFDDYFLSQCFHFTRQCLTFIVDCVKARMKKDVFRPSGDSASIEAMTLAALYFYAHGFLPRKITDALGLEHASASDAVNKVSKVLEDMCPHFITFPGTYDDRMGVAKGFKDISGIPNVVGVLTWLHVHVTPCPAEESLFLNTRGFHSVMVQIISDVDGNLLSVEQCCPGGTQEQTVWESSDICQEFNRLQHGQTWILGGKGLSKAKHVLSPVKSSRIKVDAATRFNSAHSQVWKSSQHVLGCLKTRFRCLHNLGAVLADNLKHVARVVSACCVLHNISKKFSVPLPNKLVLEHLHPDPEMRQEDEENFVDTEEAIEDMIEMCFGNSGNEWSQKMKNTEDIEKRSKQNGDHNSHQNFSES, encoded by the exons ATGTCCTACCCCGGGGCAGTGTGGCTCGCTGTTCAGGAGGACTtgtacagaggtgtgtgtaatgacccGACTCCTAAAACTCTTCACAGCGACAGTAGTGGCATTAGCACGAACCCCCGAGGCACAGGTCAGCTCAGCAACGAGTCAGTAAGTCGACTGGACATCTTCGATGACTACTTTTTGTCAcagtgttttcatttcactCGCCAGTGTCTGACGTTTATAGTGGACTGCGTTAAAGCGCGCATGAAAAAGGACGTGTTTAGACCCAGTGGCGACTCCGCTTCCATTGAAGCAATGACCCTTGCCGCACTATATTTCTACGCGCATGGATTTCTCCCGAGGAAAATCACAGACGCGTTGGGATTGGAGCACGCAAGCGCGAGCGACGCGGTCAACAAGGTGTCTAAGGTCCTGGAGGACATGTGCCCTCACTTCATTACTTTCCCTGGCACTTACGACGATCGCATGGGAGTTGCAAAGGGGTTTAAAGATATAAGTGGCATTCCAAATGTGGTGGGAGTGTTGACTTGGTTACATGTCCATGTGACCCCTTGTCCAGCTGAGGAGAGTCTTTTCCTTAACACCAGGGGTTTCCATTCAGTAATGGTGCAGATCATCAGTGATGTGGATGGAAATCTGCTGAGTGTTGAACAGTGTTGTCCTGGAGGAACTCAGGAACAGACCGTTTGGGAAAGCTCAGATATTTGTCAAGAGTTTAACAGACTTCAGCATGGGCAGACCTGGATCCTGG GTGGTAAAGGTCTGTCTAAAGCTAAGCATGTGCTGAGCCCTGTGAAAAGCTCCCGGATCAAGGTCGATGCTGCCACACGTTTCAACTCTGCTCATTCTCAGGTTTGGAAATCCTCTCAACATGTCCTAGGCTGTTTGAAAACCCGCTTCCGTTGTTTGCATAATCTTGGAGCTGTGCTGGCTGATAATCTCAAGCATGTAGCTCGCGTTGTCAGTGCTTGCTGTGTTCTCCACAACATCTCTAAAAAGTTTTCAGTGCCATTACCCAACAAGCTGGTCCTGGAACATTTACACCCAGATCCAGAGATGAGGCAAGAGGACGAGGAGAACTTTGTTGACACAGAAGAGGCAATAGAAGACATGATAGAGATGTGTTTTGGGAATTCTGGGAATGAATggtcacaaaaaatgaaaaacactgAGGATATTGAGAAGAGGAGCAAACAAAATGGTGATCACAACTCACACCAGAACTTTTCTGAATCTTGA